The Prosthecobacter dejongeii genome contains a region encoding:
- the secD gene encoding protein translocase subunit SecD, which translates to MAAFSTFLVGASILLLLLFYVGTTMHDRKRKYGSLLILIATAFALWTINSMGIKLGIDLQGGSEFVVRLEPGKSDDGTAKPVTPSSVQQAIAILEKRLNPEGNKDLTMQPQGDDRILIQMPGVKAEEFADVRQKIQQVAFLEFRIVKPQAAPGELRAPGTEELKYKIQKDDQGKELPSRGGETVGNRADMEGKYVKEAFATYDAEGWKVILNFDSTGAKLFDEVAAVNRGRQLAIIVDKEIISAPTLQTDRFGGTAVISGRFKEQEARTLASLLENPLENPMTILSESAVSAAYGQSSINQGKWVGIAGLGITTLFMLFVYRMAGLIAIVGLVINLAVLFGGMSLFGFTLTMPGIAGIVLTIGMAVDANVLIYERLREEREAGKTIAGALEAAYEKAFSAIADSNITTLISAIILFAIAGGLVKGFAVTLMIGLLSSMVGALIVTRVIFMWVIDKGLLKSISTVKLFPDGVFDILAKAKGFIIASLVVTAISFATLAVKGKGSLGIDFRGGGLTHVELKTGKAISDSELDAVLKGLKLPDGKDIGSYYLQRKGNATGGDVIAIRSEFEAGPVIEQAVKAKFADQVEGTQGSRVGAVIGDEAAKTSIIALVVALIAIFVYLMFRFEFAFALGAIVALAHDVLMVPGLCVLFGQELSLIHVGAMLTIAGYSINDTIVVFDRIRENIQKGVGGSTRELMNDAICKTLSRTLLTGPTALAPMIVLLFLGNPAMLEFAVPITIGVLLGTYSSIFIASPLVLWYAKKTGTSLKRQVLDAQIEAEKAQAAIAAAKAQA; encoded by the coding sequence ATGGCCGCCTTCTCAACCTTCCTCGTCGGAGCATCCATCCTCCTGCTGCTCCTCTTTTACGTCGGCACCACGATGCATGACCGTAAACGCAAGTACGGTTCCCTGCTGATACTCATCGCCACGGCCTTTGCTTTGTGGACGATCAATAGCATGGGCATCAAACTGGGCATTGACCTTCAGGGCGGCAGCGAGTTCGTCGTGCGTCTGGAGCCGGGCAAGTCCGATGACGGCACCGCCAAACCGGTGACCCCGAGCTCGGTCCAGCAGGCCATCGCCATTCTGGAAAAACGCCTCAATCCTGAAGGCAATAAAGACCTCACCATGCAGCCGCAGGGGGATGACCGCATCCTTATCCAGATGCCTGGTGTGAAAGCCGAGGAATTTGCCGATGTGCGCCAGAAGATCCAACAGGTGGCCTTCCTGGAGTTCCGCATCGTCAAACCCCAGGCCGCTCCTGGTGAGCTGCGCGCCCCAGGTACCGAAGAGCTGAAGTATAAAATTCAGAAGGACGACCAGGGCAAAGAACTACCTAGCCGTGGCGGCGAGACGGTGGGTAACCGCGCCGACATGGAAGGCAAGTATGTGAAGGAAGCTTTCGCGACGTATGATGCAGAAGGCTGGAAGGTCATTCTGAACTTCGACAGCACTGGAGCCAAGCTCTTCGACGAAGTCGCCGCTGTGAACCGTGGCCGCCAGCTCGCCATCATCGTGGACAAAGAAATCATCTCTGCCCCGACCCTCCAGACGGATCGTTTCGGTGGCACCGCCGTCATCAGTGGCCGTTTCAAGGAGCAGGAAGCCCGCACGCTGGCTAGCCTGCTGGAAAACCCCCTGGAAAACCCGATGACGATCCTGTCTGAAAGCGCCGTTTCCGCTGCTTACGGTCAGTCCTCCATCAATCAGGGCAAGTGGGTCGGCATCGCTGGTCTGGGCATCACCACCCTGTTCATGCTCTTTGTGTATCGCATGGCGGGCCTCATCGCGATTGTCGGTCTGGTCATCAACTTGGCCGTCCTCTTCGGCGGCATGTCCCTCTTCGGCTTCACCCTCACGATGCCAGGTATCGCTGGTATCGTGCTGACCATCGGCATGGCTGTGGATGCTAACGTGCTGATCTACGAACGTCTGCGTGAGGAACGTGAGGCGGGCAAGACCATCGCCGGTGCGCTGGAAGCAGCCTACGAAAAAGCTTTCTCCGCCATTGCGGACTCGAACATCACCACTCTCATCTCTGCCATCATCCTGTTCGCCATCGCTGGCGGTCTGGTGAAAGGCTTCGCCGTTACGCTGATGATTGGTCTGCTTTCCTCCATGGTCGGTGCTCTCATCGTGACTCGCGTGATCTTCATGTGGGTGATTGATAAAGGCCTGCTCAAGAGCATTTCCACCGTGAAGCTCTTCCCGGATGGCGTGTTTGACATCCTGGCCAAGGCCAAGGGCTTCATCATCGCCTCCCTGGTGGTCACCGCGATTTCCTTTGCGACCCTGGCTGTGAAGGGCAAAGGCAGCCTCGGCATTGACTTCCGTGGTGGTGGTCTCACCCACGTGGAACTGAAGACGGGCAAAGCCATCAGCGACAGTGAACTGGATGCCGTTCTCAAAGGCCTGAAACTGCCCGATGGTAAGGATATCGGCAGCTACTACCTCCAGCGCAAAGGCAATGCCACTGGCGGTGACGTCATCGCCATCCGCAGTGAATTCGAGGCGGGTCCCGTCATCGAGCAGGCGGTGAAGGCCAAGTTTGCCGATCAAGTCGAAGGGACTCAGGGCAGCCGCGTTGGTGCTGTCATCGGGGATGAAGCGGCTAAGACCTCCATCATCGCCCTCGTCGTCGCGCTGATCGCCATCTTCGTTTACTTGATGTTCCGTTTTGAGTTCGCCTTTGCCCTCGGAGCCATCGTGGCTCTGGCGCATGACGTTCTCATGGTGCCGGGTCTGTGCGTTCTTTTCGGCCAGGAACTCAGCCTCATCCACGTGGGTGCCATGCTGACCATCGCTGGTTACTCCATCAACGACACCATCGTGGTGTTTGACCGTATCCGTGAAAACATCCAGAAGGGTGTCGGCGGCAGCACGCGTGAGTTGATGAATGACGCCATTTGCAAGACCCTCAGCCGTACCCTCCTCACCGGTCCGACGGCTCTGGCCCCGATGATCGTGCTTCTGTTCTTGGGCAATCCGGCCATGCTTGAATTCGCCGTGCCGATCACCATCGGTGTGCTTCTGGGCACCTACTCCTCCATCTTCATCGCCAGCCCGCTGGTGCTGTGGTATGCGAAGAAGACCGGCACCAGCCTCAAGCGTCAGGTTTTGGATGCCCAGATCGAAGCCGAAAAAGCCCAGGCTGCCATCGCTGCTGCCAAGGCTCAGGCCTAA
- the mtnA gene encoding S-methyl-5-thioribose-1-phosphate isomerase, whose protein sequence is MLVSGTPYRTIWLHEESVRIIDQRRLPWSFEVVDLHTVAEVAEAIRDMAVRGAGLIGATAGYGMWLAAREASTPEELRTLAESLICTRPTAVNLSWAVHRQLEAIQETGFGDRVANARLTAEAIADEDAAACAAIGRHGLEIIRDIASRKPGQVVNILTHCNAGWLAFVDHGSATAPIYAAHAAGIPIHVWVDETRPRNQGARLTAWELAQQGVPHTVIADNTGGHLMQHGQVDLVITGADRVTRSGDVANKIGTYLKALAATDNGVPFYVALPSSTFDWTLRNGVKGIPIEQRGAEEVAQMEGVTASGSVETVRILSPGSPAANYAFDVTPARLVTGLITERGVCPATEEAICSLHPQASSAIPSAHLS, encoded by the coding sequence ATGCTCGTTTCTGGCACTCCGTATCGCACCATCTGGCTTCATGAGGAAAGCGTCCGCATCATTGACCAGCGGCGGCTCCCCTGGTCCTTTGAGGTGGTGGATCTGCACACCGTGGCGGAGGTGGCGGAGGCCATTCGGGACATGGCTGTGCGTGGGGCGGGGCTCATTGGCGCTACCGCCGGTTACGGCATGTGGTTGGCTGCCCGCGAGGCCTCCACGCCGGAGGAACTGCGCACGCTGGCAGAGAGCCTCATCTGCACCCGTCCCACGGCGGTGAATCTGAGTTGGGCGGTGCATCGTCAGCTCGAGGCCATCCAGGAAACCGGGTTCGGGGACCGAGTCGCCAACGCTCGCCTCACCGCTGAAGCCATTGCCGATGAAGATGCCGCAGCCTGTGCCGCCATTGGTCGCCACGGACTGGAAATCATTCGCGACATCGCTTCACGCAAACCTGGCCAGGTGGTGAATATCCTCACTCATTGCAATGCAGGCTGGCTGGCCTTTGTGGATCACGGTTCCGCCACCGCGCCCATCTATGCCGCCCATGCGGCAGGTATCCCCATCCATGTGTGGGTGGATGAAACACGCCCGCGCAATCAAGGGGCCCGCCTCACCGCCTGGGAGCTAGCGCAGCAGGGCGTGCCGCACACCGTCATTGCCGACAATACAGGGGGCCACCTCATGCAGCACGGTCAGGTGGACCTGGTTATCACTGGGGCAGACCGCGTGACGCGCAGTGGGGATGTGGCAAACAAGATCGGCACGTATTTAAAAGCGCTGGCCGCTACCGATAATGGCGTGCCGTTTTACGTGGCCCTGCCCAGCTCCACCTTCGACTGGACCCTCCGCAATGGCGTGAAAGGCATCCCCATCGAACAACGCGGGGCTGAGGAGGTGGCGCAAATGGAAGGCGTGACTGCCAGTGGCAGCGTGGAGACCGTGCGCATCCTCTCCCCAGGATCGCCAGCGGCGAATTACGCCTTTGATGTTACGCCTGCTCGTCTGGTGACTGGTTTGATTACCGAACGTGGCGTTTGTCCTGCGACTGAAGAGGCCATCTGCTCCTTGCACCCGCAGGCGTCCAGCGCCATTCCATCTGCCCACCTCTCATGA
- a CDS encoding PrsW family glutamic-type intramembrane protease yields the protein MTGWRARTHYWSRHSGFLKRLALSIAGGGFILALVIIALSPDTGRYITVDPTEQRLREQWQQLQRAEKPTPYELVRWLHLVTDQIHSLSEVLGIKTTTWEDYWRDGQLAGYDVQPLLAKHSADPAVQQLWRDFIQTGLSRDADLMQSLGEKAAQESPLITANFIQALQMKERNPPAALAAMMREIQLFSETQLVREAALHLALDLKDLPVLRQIAAQPDWWSSIDPVRRQYAAALIGEFGLQWKALLEYRFLLAAPLGTLAIALLAAAIWYIILVLHGVRGRWRWVVPLLPLAAGIISVAPVIIVGAWQEVALGIQKDATFPRDLWYQIGGVGMREELSKLLLASLFMPLLLLKRPAGGAVMVGAFVGLGFALEENINYYLRYEGGVALARFFTANFFHAALTGTTTHALYQLLRSRFGTADRFLVTFAGLVLAHGCYNYASSESLPEGFAMLSTIILALVAWHFLDLVEQECPRGRQWISPAAVFIVGTAVLMAAIFISIALRTPDRQLLSAAAMSCVSMFPIAFIYWRRLGV from the coding sequence ATGACTGGCTGGCGCGCACGCACACACTACTGGAGCCGCCACAGTGGCTTTCTCAAACGGCTGGCCCTGAGCATCGCCGGCGGAGGTTTCATCCTGGCCTTGGTCATCATCGCCCTTTCACCCGATACGGGGCGCTACATCACGGTGGACCCCACAGAGCAGAGGCTGCGTGAGCAGTGGCAGCAACTGCAACGCGCCGAGAAACCCACCCCGTATGAGCTGGTGCGCTGGCTGCATCTGGTCACGGACCAGATCCATAGCCTCAGTGAAGTGCTAGGGATCAAAACCACCACCTGGGAGGACTACTGGCGGGACGGTCAACTGGCTGGGTATGATGTGCAGCCGCTGCTGGCCAAGCACTCCGCCGACCCTGCGGTGCAGCAACTGTGGCGAGATTTCATCCAGACCGGGCTGAGTCGCGATGCCGACCTCATGCAAAGCCTGGGCGAAAAAGCCGCCCAGGAATCTCCCCTCATCACGGCCAACTTCATCCAGGCTCTCCAAATGAAGGAGCGGAACCCACCTGCTGCCCTGGCAGCGATGATGCGCGAGATCCAACTTTTTTCCGAGACCCAACTGGTGCGCGAAGCTGCCCTGCATCTCGCGCTCGATCTCAAAGACCTGCCGGTGCTGAGGCAGATCGCCGCCCAGCCTGACTGGTGGTCTTCCATTGACCCGGTGAGGCGTCAATACGCCGCCGCGCTGATCGGGGAATTTGGCCTGCAGTGGAAGGCGCTACTGGAATATCGGTTTCTCCTGGCGGCGCCATTGGGCACGCTTGCCATCGCTCTTTTAGCGGCTGCCATTTGGTACATCATCCTGGTGCTGCATGGCGTGCGGGGTCGGTGGCGCTGGGTAGTGCCGTTGCTGCCGTTAGCGGCTGGCATCATCAGTGTGGCCCCGGTGATCATCGTCGGCGCATGGCAAGAGGTGGCGCTAGGCATCCAGAAGGATGCCACCTTCCCACGGGATCTTTGGTACCAGATCGGTGGTGTGGGCATGCGGGAAGAATTGAGCAAACTCCTGCTCGCCAGCCTCTTTATGCCATTGCTGCTGCTGAAACGCCCGGCGGGTGGCGCGGTGATGGTGGGAGCCTTTGTGGGGCTGGGTTTCGCTTTGGAGGAAAATATCAATTACTACCTCCGGTATGAAGGCGGGGTGGCGTTGGCTCGCTTTTTCACGGCCAATTTTTTTCATGCCGCCCTCACCGGTACCACTACCCACGCTCTCTACCAGTTGCTGCGGTCGCGGTTCGGCACGGCAGATCGTTTTCTGGTCACCTTCGCTGGACTGGTGCTGGCGCATGGCTGCTACAACTATGCTTCGTCCGAGTCCCTGCCCGAAGGTTTTGCCATGCTCTCCACCATCATCCTGGCGCTGGTGGCTTGGCATTTCCTGGACCTAGTGGAGCAGGAGTGCCCAAGGGGCCGCCAGTGGATCTCCCCTGCCGCAGTCTTCATCGTGGGAACAGCCGTGCTGATGGCGGCTATCTTCATCTCCATCGCCCTACGCACACCCGATCGCCAACTGCTTTCCGCCGCAGCCATGAGCTGCGTCTCTATGTTCCCCATCGCCTTCATTTATTGGCGTCGGCTGGGGGTTTGA
- the yajC gene encoding preprotein translocase subunit YajC, with the protein MTQIFLPFLAQAAPPGQSSSTTFIMMALMFVMMYFVLIRPQRMKQKEHEKLINNVKVGDHVILNGGEHGIITSVKERTVMVKVADNVKIEYDRAAIASISKKSDVVEATTTA; encoded by the coding sequence ATGACCCAGATTTTCCTACCCTTCCTCGCTCAGGCAGCACCTCCAGGCCAGAGCAGTTCCACGACCTTCATCATGATGGCGTTGATGTTCGTGATGATGTACTTTGTCCTCATCCGCCCACAGCGCATGAAGCAAAAAGAGCACGAGAAGCTCATCAACAACGTCAAGGTGGGGGACCATGTCATCCTCAATGGCGGTGAGCACGGCATCATCACCAGCGTGAAAGAGCGCACCGTCATGGTGAAAGTGGCCGACAATGTGAAGATCGAATACGACCGCGCAGCCATCGCCTCCATCAGCAAAAAATCCGACGTGGTCGAAGCTACCACCACTGCCTGA
- the tgt gene encoding tRNA guanosine(34) transglycosylase Tgt — protein sequence MFELLATDPNSSARRGRLTTPHGVIETPIFMPVGTQATVKAVHPEELRSLNAQIILGNTYHLWVRPGTEIIGAAGGLHKFMNWDRPILTDSGGFQVFSLAKLRKLKEEGCYFNNHVDGSPMFLGPEVAMEIQATLGSDIAMLFDECTPWPCKPEDARSSMELTLRWARRCRDWIDQHQPQTGGGAQLHFGIVQGSTFQDLRERCAREMVAMGFSGYAIGGLSVGEPEEDMMRIAEWTCPLLPQNQARYAMGLGTPPQMVELIARGIDMFDCVLPTRLARNGTAFTHEGTLNLRNNKFAKDFRPLAEDTHPLCQGFSRAYIRHLINTQEVLGLRLISLHNLHFYLSLAARARSAIEQGCFADFREEVIARYQTRPETTDP from the coding sequence ATGTTTGAACTTCTGGCCACCGATCCCAACTCCTCCGCCCGGCGGGGACGGTTGACGACGCCTCATGGCGTGATCGAGACGCCCATTTTCATGCCCGTGGGTACCCAGGCCACGGTGAAGGCCGTGCACCCGGAAGAGCTGCGCTCGCTGAACGCGCAAATCATTCTCGGCAATACCTACCACCTGTGGGTGCGGCCAGGGACGGAAATCATCGGCGCGGCTGGTGGTCTGCATAAGTTCATGAACTGGGACCGGCCCATCCTCACGGACAGCGGCGGTTTCCAGGTCTTCTCCCTCGCCAAGCTGCGCAAGCTCAAGGAAGAAGGCTGCTACTTTAACAATCATGTGGATGGCAGCCCCATGTTCCTGGGGCCGGAAGTGGCGATGGAAATCCAGGCCACCTTGGGCAGCGACATCGCCATGCTCTTCGACGAATGCACGCCCTGGCCCTGCAAGCCCGAGGATGCCCGCAGCAGCATGGAGCTGACCCTACGCTGGGCGCGCCGTTGCCGCGACTGGATTGACCAGCACCAGCCGCAGACCGGCGGCGGGGCGCAGTTGCACTTTGGGATTGTCCAGGGCAGCACTTTCCAGGATCTGCGCGAACGCTGTGCCCGGGAAATGGTGGCCATGGGTTTCAGCGGTTACGCCATCGGCGGCCTCAGTGTGGGCGAGCCAGAAGAGGACATGATGCGCATTGCCGAGTGGACTTGCCCGCTGCTGCCGCAAAACCAGGCCCGCTACGCCATGGGGCTGGGCACGCCACCGCAGATGGTGGAATTGATCGCTCGTGGCATTGACATGTTTGACTGTGTGCTGCCGACCCGGCTGGCGCGCAATGGCACCGCCTTCACCCATGAAGGCACGCTGAACCTGCGAAACAACAAATTCGCCAAGGATTTCCGCCCCCTCGCTGAGGACACTCACCCGCTCTGCCAGGGCTTTTCCAGGGCCTACATCCGCCATCTCATCAATACCCAGGAGGTCCTGGGTTTGCGGTTGATTTCCCTGCACAATCTGCATTTCTACCTGTCCCTTGCCGCCAGGGCCCGCTCTGCCATCGAACAAGGTTGCTTTGCTGACTTCCGTGAGGAGGTCATCGCCCGTTACCAAACCCGTCCCGAAACCACCGACCCATGA